In the genome of Oncorhynchus clarkii lewisi isolate Uvic-CL-2024 chromosome 4, UVic_Ocla_1.0, whole genome shotgun sequence, one region contains:
- the LOC139406329 gene encoding tripartite motif-containing protein 16-like, producing the protein MAQQGVLLDQDQFCCSVCLDLLKEPVTIPCGHSYCRSCIEGCWDQDVLKGVYSCPQCRHTFTTRPMLMKNNMLAELVEKLKKTGLQAAPPPALCYAGPGDVACDFCTGTRKQKALMSCLVCLASYCETHLQPHYESPALKKHKLVKATAQLQEKICSHHDKLLEVYCRTDQQCICYLCTMDEHKGHDTVSAAAERTEKQRQLGMSQQKVQQRFQEREKELKELQQAVESLKRSAQSAVEDSDQIFTELIRSIERRSSEVKELIRAQEKAQVSQAEGLLEQLKQEIAELRKRSTELEQLSHTEDHIHFLQSYQSLSSISVSSDLPSIVVHPLQYFGDVSKTVSELREKLEDFLKGEWTKISTTVNIVDVVLPPEPKTREQLLQYSCQLTLDPNTADTHLSLSKGNRKVTCTDQVQPYPDHPDRFTNWCQVLCREGLSGRCYWEVERTGDVIVIAVSYKDISRTGTDSGFGDNNKSWSLQCSRGGYCFSHNNVVTKVSGPQSSRVGVYLDHKAGTLSFYSVSDTMTLLHRVQTTFTQPLYPGFWLNGTAELVKL; encoded by the exons ATGGCTCAACAGGGAGTTCTGCTGGACCAGGACcagttctgttgttctgtctgtctggatctacTGAAGGAGCCGGTCACTATTCCCTGTGGACACAGTTACTGTAGGAGCTGTATTGAGGGCTGCTGGGATCAGGATGTTCTGAAAGGGGTCTATAGCTGTCCTCAGTGCAGACATACCTTCACTACAAGGCCTATGCTGATGAAAAATAACATGTTGGCTGAGCTGGTGGAGAAACTGAAGAAGACAGGACTCCAGGCTGCTCCCCCTCCTGCTCTGTGCTATGCTGGACCTGGAGATGTGGCGTGTGATTTCTGCACTGGGACCAGAAAGCAGAAAGCCCTCATGTCCTGTCTGGTGTGTCTGGCCTCTTACTGTGAGACTCACCTCCAACCTCACTATGAATCTCCTGCTTTGAAGAAGCACAAGCTGGTCAAGGCCACGGCACAACTACAGGAGAAGATCTGCTCTCATCATGACAAACTGCTGGAGGTTTACTGTCGTACCGATCAGCAGTGTATCTGTTATCTGTGTACAATGGATGAACATAAAGGCCATGATACAGTGTCAGCTGCAGCAGAGAGGACTGAGAAACAG AGGCAGCTGGGGATGAGTCAGCAGAAGGTCCAGCAGAGattccaggagagagagaaggagctgaAGGAGCTCCAACAGGCTGTGGAGTCTCTCAAG cgctCTGCACAGTCAGCAGTGGAGGACAGTGATCAGATCTTTACTGAGCTGATCCGCTCCATTGAGAGAAGGAGCTCTGAGGTGAAGGAGCTGATCAGAGCCCAAGAGAAGGCTCAAGTGAGTCAAGCTGAAGGACTCCTGGAGCAACTGAAGCAGGAGATAGCTGAGCTGAGGAAGAGAAGCACTGAGCTGGAGCAGCTCTCACACACAGAGGATCACATCCATTTCCTCCAG agttatcagtctctctccagtATCAGTGTATCTTCAGACTTACCCAGCATCGTTGTCCATCCTCTTCAGTACTTTGGAGATGTGAGTAAGACTGTgtctgaactgagagagaaactaGAAGACTTCCTTAAAGGAGAATGGACCAAGATCTCCACTACAG tgaATATAGTGGATGTTGTACTGCCTCCAGAGCCCAAGACCAGAGAACAGTTGTTACAAT ATTCCTGTCAGctcacactggacccaaacacagcagacacacacctctctctgtctaaaGGGAACAGAAAGGTGACCTGTACAGACCAAGTCCAACCATATCctgaccatccagacagattCACCAACTGGTGTCAGGttctgtgtagagagggtctgtctggacgctgttactgggaggtggagaggactggTGATGTTATTGTTATAGCAGTCTCATATAAAGACATCAGCAGAACAGGGACAGATAGTGGATTTGGAGACAATAACAAGTCCTGGAGTTTACAGTGCTCTAGAGGTGGTTATTGTTTCAGTCACAATAATGTTGTGACTAAAGTATCAGGCCCTCAGTCCTCCAGAGTAGGAGTGTACCTGGATCACAAGGCAGGTACTCTGTCCTTCTACAGTGTCTCTGACACAATGACCCTCCTCCACAGAgtccagaccacattcactcagccCCTCTATCCTGGGTTTTGGCTAAATGGTactgctgagctggttaaactgtag